In one window of Heptranchias perlo isolate sHepPer1 chromosome 4, sHepPer1.hap1, whole genome shotgun sequence DNA:
- the aga gene encoding N(4)-(beta-N-acetylglucosaminyl)-L-asparaginase isoform X3: protein MGFPGCLPVILALSASCSLAAAQLPLVINTWPFKDATQRAWSTLQSGGSALDAVEKGCSQCEIDQCGGTVGYGGSPDEHGETTLDAMIMNGNTIEVGAVGNLRRIKSAISVARAVMEHSSHSLLVGEAASIFAQNMGFLSEELTMNTSLSMHSEWLGKKCQPNFWKNVSPNAKTSCGPYKRMKGLWSKRQRMPVQEVNFHNHDTIGMIVIDKSGSIAAGTSTNGLRHKIPGRVGDSPIAGAGAYADGTAGAAAATGIGDIMMRFLPSYQAVEYMRLGVDPTTACQKAIARIQKYYPKFFGALICANTTGSYGNATCFWGGNVVYIWTWKLI, encoded by the exons ATGGGGTTCCCGGGCTGCCTCCCCGTCATCCTCGCGCTCAGCGCCAGCTGCTCGCTCGCGGCCGCCCAGCTGCCCCTCGTCATCAACACCTGGCCCTTTAAAGACGCAACGCAGCGAG CATGGAGCACTCTTCAGTCTGGAGGTTCAGCTTTGGATGCAGTGGAAAAAGGTTGCAGTCAGTGTGAAATTGACCAGTGTGGTGGTACTGTGGGATATGGAGGAAGCCCAGATGAACATGGAGAGACAACACTGGATGCTATGATTATGAATGG TAACACGATCGAGGTTGGAGCAGTTGGAAACCTTCGAAGAATTAAAAGTGCGATCAGTGTTGCTCGAGCTGTGATGGAACACAGCAGTCATTCACTGTTGGTGGGGGAGGCAG CATCTATTTTTGCTCAGAATATGGGCTTCCTAAGTGAAGAATTAACAATGAATACATCTCTGTCCATGCACTCAGAATGGCTGGGCAAAAAGTGCCAGCCCAATTTCTGGAAG AATGTGTCTCCAAATGCTAAAACTTCTTGTGGACCATACAAGCGAATGAAAGGGCTGTGGTCAAAAAGACAGAGAATGCCAGTACAGGAGGTCAATTTTCACAACCACGACACCATTG GTATGATTGTGATTGATAAAAGCGGAAGCATAGCTGCGGGGACGTCTACTAACGGTCTAAGGCATAAAATCCCAGG CCGCGTAGGGGATTCGCCAATAGCTGGAGCAGGTGCTTATGCTGATGGCACAGCTGGAGCTGCAGCTGCTACTGGAATTGGAGATATTATGATGCGATTTCTGCCAAG CTACCAAGCAGTGGAATATATGAGATTAGGGGTTGACCCAACAACAGCTTGCCAGAAGGCTATTGCAAGAATTCAAAAATATTACCCAAAGTTTTTTGGTGCACTTATCTGTGCCAACACAACTGGGAGTTATG GCAATGCAACTTGTTTTTGGGGAGGAAATGTTGTATACATCTGGACTTGGAAACTGATTTAG
- the aga gene encoding N(4)-(beta-N-acetylglucosaminyl)-L-asparaginase isoform X2 — translation MGLPGCLPVILALSASCSLAAAQLPLVINTWPYYDAVQRAWSTLQSGGSALDAVEKGCSQCEIDQCGGTVGYGGSPDEHGETTLDAMIMNGNTIEVGAVGNLRRIKSAISVARAVMEHSSHSLLVGEAASIFAQNMGFLSEELTMNTSLSMHSEWLGKKCQPNFWKNVSPNAKTSCGPYKRMKGLWSKRQRMPVQEVNFHNHDTIGMIVIDKSGSIAAGTSTNGLRHKIPGRVGDSPIAGAGAYADGTAGAAAATGIGDIMMRFLPSYQAVEYMRLGVDPTTACQKAIARIQKYYPKFFGALICANTTGSYGAACSEAPGLDQFHFMVHNHLMASEHIVDCI, via the exons ATGGGGCTCCCGGGCTGCCTCCCCGTCATCCTCGCGCTCAGCGCCAGCTGCTCGCTCGCGGCCGCCCAGCTGCCCCTCGTCATCAACACCTGGCCCTATTATGACGCAGTGCAGCGAG CATGGAGCACTCTTCAGTCTGGAGGTTCAGCTTTGGATGCAGTGGAAAAAGGTTGCAGTCAGTGTGAAATTGACCAGTGTGGTGGTACTGTGGGATATGGAGGAAGCCCAGATGAACATGGAGAGACAACACTGGATGCTATGATTATGAATGG TAACACGATCGAGGTTGGAGCAGTTGGAAACCTTCGAAGAATTAAAAGTGCGATCAGTGTTGCTCGAGCTGTGATGGAACACAGCAGTCATTCACTGTTGGTGGGGGAGGCAG CATCTATTTTTGCTCAGAATATGGGCTTCCTAAGTGAAGAATTAACAATGAATACATCTCTGTCCATGCACTCAGAATGGCTGGGCAAAAAGTGCCAGCCCAATTTCTGGAAG AATGTGTCTCCAAATGCTAAAACTTCTTGTGGACCATACAAGCGAATGAAAGGGCTGTGGTCAAAAAGACAGAGAATGCCAGTACAGGAGGTCAATTTTCACAACCACGACACCATTG GTATGATTGTGATTGATAAAAGCGGAAGCATAGCTGCGGGGACGTCTACTAACGGTCTAAGGCATAAAATCCCAGG CCGCGTAGGGGATTCGCCAATAGCTGGAGCAGGTGCTTATGCTGATGGCACAGCTGGAGCTGCAGCTGCTACTGGAATTGGAGATATTATGATGCGATTTCTGCCAAG CTACCAAGCAGTGGAATATATGAGATTAGGGGTTGACCCAACAACAGCTTGCCAGAAGGCTATTGCAAGAATTCAAAAATATTACCCAAAGTTTTTTGGTGCACTTATCTGTGCCAACACAACTGGGAGTTATG
- the aga gene encoding N(4)-(beta-N-acetylglucosaminyl)-L-asparaginase isoform X1 gives MGFPGCLPVILALSASCSLAAAQLPLVINTWPFKDATQRAWSTLQSGGSALDAVEKGCSQCEIDQCGGTVGYGGSPDEHGETTLDAMIMNGNTIEVGAVGNLRRIKSAISVARAVMEHSSHSLLVGEAASIFAQNMGFLSEELTMNTSLSMHSEWLGKKCQPNFWKNVSPNAKTSCGPYKRMKGLWSKRQRMPVQEVNFHNHDTIGMIVIDKSGSIAAGTSTNGLRHKIPGRVGDSPIAGAGAYADGTAGAAAATGIGDIMMRFLPSYQAVEYMRLGVDPTTACQKAIARIQKYYPKFFGALICANTTGSYGAACSEAPGLDQFHFMVHNHLMASEHIVDCI, from the exons ATGGGGTTCCCGGGCTGCCTCCCCGTCATCCTCGCGCTCAGCGCCAGCTGCTCGCTCGCGGCCGCCCAGCTGCCCCTCGTCATCAACACCTGGCCCTTTAAAGACGCAACGCAGCGAG CATGGAGCACTCTTCAGTCTGGAGGTTCAGCTTTGGATGCAGTGGAAAAAGGTTGCAGTCAGTGTGAAATTGACCAGTGTGGTGGTACTGTGGGATATGGAGGAAGCCCAGATGAACATGGAGAGACAACACTGGATGCTATGATTATGAATGG TAACACGATCGAGGTTGGAGCAGTTGGAAACCTTCGAAGAATTAAAAGTGCGATCAGTGTTGCTCGAGCTGTGATGGAACACAGCAGTCATTCACTGTTGGTGGGGGAGGCAG CATCTATTTTTGCTCAGAATATGGGCTTCCTAAGTGAAGAATTAACAATGAATACATCTCTGTCCATGCACTCAGAATGGCTGGGCAAAAAGTGCCAGCCCAATTTCTGGAAG AATGTGTCTCCAAATGCTAAAACTTCTTGTGGACCATACAAGCGAATGAAAGGGCTGTGGTCAAAAAGACAGAGAATGCCAGTACAGGAGGTCAATTTTCACAACCACGACACCATTG GTATGATTGTGATTGATAAAAGCGGAAGCATAGCTGCGGGGACGTCTACTAACGGTCTAAGGCATAAAATCCCAGG CCGCGTAGGGGATTCGCCAATAGCTGGAGCAGGTGCTTATGCTGATGGCACAGCTGGAGCTGCAGCTGCTACTGGAATTGGAGATATTATGATGCGATTTCTGCCAAG CTACCAAGCAGTGGAATATATGAGATTAGGGGTTGACCCAACAACAGCTTGCCAGAAGGCTATTGCAAGAATTCAAAAATATTACCCAAAGTTTTTTGGTGCACTTATCTGTGCCAACACAACTGGGAGTTATG